One genomic segment of Misgurnus anguillicaudatus chromosome 25, ASM2758022v2, whole genome shotgun sequence includes these proteins:
- the LOC129425386 gene encoding xin actin-binding repeat-containing protein 1 isoform X1 has product MEVKGILRRAQSLKTVSTDHSQTWTEAGLRDKSFRKSVSQLVAQYQNSPGSKTKTVHSGNINHEFSPQITQISVSDADGGPEISVKSSDFSERSRISPLSRSKSMESLPQRRPAGTTALRALFESKTQPLFRSKTLANEPVGFEKAHTLPIDNIASPTEAETNTSHDDKQDDMTEVDQMPLKDAKTYPETSLSERRKTFSGFYTDKRSFPEENKRRTVADFRDSSEISSISVKALSALYLSKVAAAESAGNLFKQEQDPNSPIGKRIKPVRMAEQNISKQTHPITNKKDDALELNPPKHHLEPSTEECERPFTSPPPTRETMSNIHQQRKKCELKRLLKHTCPELKNIDSLVDEEMADILNTDPDNDTGYQCEVQSRRWLFENQAINSADIHQIKGDFQDGDIKRTSWLSEEPNNEENKSQTIFQTQPNEEEVTSEQSIRVDVKATRRMFEIQSVDTLKDSQSLCPKRNFVSEEQNRSDQKPKNDSETSTFNNLNSDANFTDTSEVFVGVSKVKQIFENRSHDEENIYTSLDSLSKEEEMLKANVRNRAQMFESTPFDKINQQTKEESETMLENIQDTLISLWNFNVLETDGSILESNETGHVKKARYNLIKDSRPEVHDEEIVTGSIKNTMLQMLPGTNLNPIVTYLKEDSLGNVEIQKVYVPTHQLPFTVLQDKDCRIANVVEVTEELLGQEKSLRKGVLIQGATETREITVYALFSHSEENIGVFDVRSITSSQTKNLEPDKENLKMWDISSPIDLEANKTINMQLVGSCVEEEDLNHLKHLQKTLPDEDISASSEEREKTVEIIPGNVKNIKALFSTNLDRSLSLESAENKVLSVIKNKTNKTEEPMQTKDEQCCETNLNKETILQDIEDDGAVLQAELVDVVEDDELLNLQTAIMNLQQATMEAKALQQSVEAKLQTSSPTNQTQQISDPGSASHEVTEVKKDSKVIDNEEPSQISKTEQEEENEDVMRGSIQAALESLGKSNVNVTKGDFRAAMIYRNSGKAYAGHKKVIDVDQPSDKTVLKTTTKLAASGPQVEQQVLKGSAEGVDTASCQRPSKNKPLTKQMHVSTDAPQKTCKTSIGPKPAIPPKPDHLKMKPSPNANDTDANRINNKVIAPCSKPNEEIKEASSGPGPMSYKDVLCKNLEDSGDACQSEPCDTTVNIKVNDGQTQEKLNPTQVLEESSKSSEESETSVGLHATLQNFGAKAGGSVAPVKPKRIKMAKDHVKDSPENMNHSEVQHVDIMTQCNGSSSEDYKCDGQQKSEVIRREKKPRGETEDERRQRLSVHMDEIIKGNVTAVMEIFDNLKKQEELKNILSKVEEIEEDTNEVNVSSLKNIFESVPDWVVPQEEKTNPEIVMQEHRRAALGTPVEPEMMSSMQVAFGDLEKAGAEIINLKEQTLARLMDIEEAIKKALYSVSSLRSDSDIVGLSGLFRESMVEVQGSPTSGNIRKISIGSSKSPKAQNQNGQPTRPATFNSRPDLFIPTTKQRSTSPASPSFISIQSAARKPAEVPLPSTSQINPQKAETKVEAKHQCCCNASSDRRQCTVTKEISFSPGNQRRQVSVLEVKTAPEKERVLDTRTISENYERTDCFGNKFYSSKTSTVVTTQPETRRTSKKFITTSPTTSEIVTYPTINTPLIRDDQPSL; this is encoded by the exons ATACCAAAACTCTCCTGGCAGTAAAACAAAGACAGTTCATTCAGGCAACATAAACCATGAG TTCAGTCCACAGATCACACAAATCTCTGTTAGTGATGCTGATGGAGGACCGGAGATATCAGTGAAGTCGTCTGATTTCAGCGAGAGGTCCAGAATCTCTCCTCTCTCCCGCAGTAAGTCCATGGAGAGTCTTCCTCAACGCAGACCTGCGGGCACCACGGCCCTCAGAGCGCTGTTTGAGTCAAAGACCCAACCTCTGTTCAGGAGCAAAACCCTAGCAAATGAACCAGTGGGCTTTGAGAAAGCTCATACACTTCCTATTGACAACATAGCATCACCAACAGAAGCAGAGACTAACACTAGTCATGATGACAAACAAGATGATATGACTGAAGTGGATCAAATGCCTTTAAAG GATGCGAAAACGTATCCGGAAACATCCCTATCTGAGAGAAGAAAGACATTTTCTGGCTTTTATACTGATAAAAGATCCTTTCCAGAGG AGAATAAAAGAAGGACAGTTGCAGACTTTAGAGACAGCTCGGAGATATCCTCTATTTCCGTCAAAGCTTTGTCTGCACTATATCTGTCAAAAGTGGCAGCTGCAGAGTCTGCGGGAAACCTCTTCAAGCAA GAACAAGATCCTAATTCCCCAATTGGAAAAAGGATCAAACCAGTCAGG atgGCCGAACAGAACATCTCTAAACAAACCCATCCcattacaaataaaaaagatGATGCACTTGAATTAAATCCACCGAAACATCATTTGGAACCCAGCACAGAGGAATGTGAGCGACCCTTCACTTCACCGCCCCCTACAAGAGAAACTATGTCCAATATTCACCAACAGAGAAAGAAGTGCGAGCTTAAACGACTGCTAAAACACACATGTCCTGAGCTGAAAAACATAGACAGCTTGGTAGACGAGGAGATGGCTGATATTCTTAACACTGACCCAGATAATGACACTGGATACCAATGCGAGGTTCAGTCCAGGCGCTGGTTATTTGAGAACCAGGCAATCAACTCGGCTGATATCCATCAGATCAAGGGGGATTTTCAGGACGGTGACATCAAGAGAACATCTTGGTTGTCTGAAGAACCCAACAATGAAGAGAACAAATCGCAAACTATATTTCAGACTCAACCTAATGAAGAGGAAGTGACGTCAGAGCAGAGCATCAGGGTGGATGTTAAAGCCACACGCAGAATGTTTGAAATTCAATCGGTGGATACTTTGAAAGACAGCCAAAGTCTCTGTCCAAAAAGAAATTTTGTCTCTGAGGAGCAAAATAGATCAGACCAGAAACCAAAGAATGATTCTGAGACTTCAACATTTAATAATCTCAATAGTGATGCGAATTTCACAGATACAAGTGAGGTATTTGTAGGTGTATCTAAAGTCAAACAAATCTTTGAAAACAGGTCACATGATGAGGAAAACATTTACACATCACTTGACAGTTTAAGCAAAGAGGAAGAAATGCTAAAGGCCAATGTAAGAAATAGAGCTCAGATGTTTGAATCTACTCCCTTTGATAAGATCAATCAACAAACTAAGGAAGAATCAGAAACTATGCTGGAGAACATTCAAGATACTCTTATATCTTTATGGAACTTCAATGTCCTTGAAACCGATGGATCCATCCTTGAATCTAACGAAACTGGGCATGTGAAGAAAGCAAGGTATAATCTTATAAAAGACTCAAGACCAGAAGTTCATGATGAGGAGATAGTGACTGGAAGTATTAAGAACACAATGCTTCAAATGCTGCCAGGAACCAACCTAAACCCCATTGTAACCTACCTAAAAGAAGACAGTCTGGGTAACGTTGAGATTCAGAAGGTATATGTTCCAACTCATCAACTTCCATTCACCGTACTTCAAGATAAAGACTGCAGAATTGCAAATGTGGTCGAGGTTACCGAAGAGCTTCTCGGTCAGGAGAAGTCCCTGAGGAAAGGAGTTTTAATACAAGGTGCAACAGAAACAAGAGAGATAACAGTGTATGCTCTCTTCAGCCACAGTGAGGAGAACATAGGGGTGTTTGATGTAAGGTCCATTACTTCAAGTCAAACGAAAAATCTAGAGCCTGATAAAGAGAATCTCAAGATGTGGGACATTTCTTCACCAATAGACCtagaagcaaacaaaactaTTAATATGCAGCTAGTCGGGAGCTGCGTTGAGGAGGAAGATCttaatcatttaaaacatttacaaaaaacactGCCAGATGAAGATATAAGTGCTTCATCTGAGGAAAGAGAGAAAACAGTTGAGATTATACCAGGTAATGTTAAAAATATCAAAGCCCTTTTTAGTACCAATCTGGATAGAAGCTTGAGTCTGGAGTCTGCTGAGAACAAAGTGTTAAGtgttataaaaaacaaaactaatAAAACTGAAGAACCAATGCAAACAAAAGATGAACAATGCTGTGAAACGAATCTGAATAAAGAAACAATCCTGCAAGATATTGAAGATGATGGAGCTGTGCTTCAAGCAGAGCTGGTTGACGTTGTGGAAGATGACGAATTGTTGAATCTACAAACAGCAATCATGAATCTTCAGCAGGCCACGATGGAGGCGAAAGCTCTTCAGCAGAGTGTAGAAGCAAAACTTCAAACTTCTTCTCCAACCAACCAAACCCAACAGATCAGCGACCCTGGTTCAGCGAGCCATGAGGTAACAGAGGTCAAGAAGGACAGTAAAGTAATTGATAATGAAGAGCCCTCACAAATCTCCAAAACAGAGCAAGAAGAGGAAAATGAAGATGTGATGAGAGGAAGCATACAAGCAGCACTTGAATCTTTAGGAAAGTCCAACGTTAATGTCACAAAGGGAGATTTCCGAGCTGCAATGATTTATAGGAATTCAGGAAAGGCATATGCAGGACACAAAAAGGTGATAGATGTAGATCAGCCAAGTGATAAGACTGTTCTGAAAACTACAACAAAGCTTGCTGCTTCTGGGCCTCAAGTTGAACAGCAAGTTCTTAAAGGATCGGCTGAGGGAGTTGACACTGCTTCTTGTCAAAGGCCATCTAAAAACAAACCACTGACAAAACAAATGCATGTTTCCACAGATGCTCCCCAAAAAACATGCAAAACTTCCATTGGACCCAAGCCAGCAATTCCACCTAAACCAGATCATTTAAAAATGAAGCCCAGCCCAAATGCAAATGACACTGATGCAAACCGTATCAACAACAAAGTCATTGCTCCCTGTTCAAAACCTAATGAGGAAATTAAAGAAGCCTCATCAGGCCCAGGCCCAATGTCTTATAAAGATGTCCTCTGCAAGAATTTAGAGGACAGTGGGGATGCCTGTCAATCTGAACCATGTGATACAACAGTGAACATCAAAGTTAATGATGGTCAAACACAAGAAAAACTCAATCCCACACAGGTTCTTGAAGAATCGTCAAAGAGCTCTGAAGAAAGTGAAACATCAGTAGGACTTCATGCTACCCTTCAAAACTTTGGAGCAAAGGCAGGTGGATCAGTAGCACCAGTAAAACCTAAAAGAATCAAAATGGCTAAAGATCATGTAAAGGACTCCCCAGAGAACATGAACCACTCTGAAGTCCAGCATGTTGACATCATGACACAGTGTAACGGCTCCTCGAGTGAGGACTATAAATGTGATGGTCAACAAAAGAGTGAAGTGATCAGAAGAGAAAAGAAACCAAGAGGAGAAACTGAAGATGAAAGAAGGCAGAGGCTCTCGGTGCACATGGACGAGATCATAAAGGGAAACGTCACGGCCGTCATGGAGATCTTCGACAACCTGAAGAAACAAGAGGAACTGAAAAACATACTTTCAAAAGTAGAGGAAATCGAAGAAGACACCAATGAAGTTAATGTGAGCTCTCTTAAAAACATTTTCGAGAGCGTGCCGGATTGGGTTGTGCCACAGGAGGAGAAAACTAACCCTGAAATTGTCATGCAGGAGCACAGAAGAGCTGCATTAGGTACTCCAGTTGAACCTGAGATGATGTCCTCCATGCAAGTGGCCTTTGGGGACCTAGAAAAAGCTGGGGCTGAGATTATCAATTTGAAAGAGCAAACACTTGCGAGACTTATGGATATAGAAGAAGCTATTAAAAAGGCCCTTTACTCAGTATCATCTCTGAGATCTGATTCTGACATCGTAGGGCTTTCTGGTCTCTTCAGGGAGTCGATGGTAGAGGTGCAAGGCTCACCCACTTCAGGTAACATAAGAAAAATCAGTATTGGGTCAAGCAAATCACCAAAGGCCCAAAACCAGAATGGACAGCCAACAAGACCAGCGACATTTAATTCAAGGCCAGATCTTTTTATTCCCACAACCAAACAGAGATCAACATCCCCAGCATCTCCTTCATTCATTTCCATTCAATCTGCAGCAAGAAAACCCGCAGAGGTGCCGTTGCCTTCAACATCTCAGATAAATCCCCAAAAAGCAGAAACAAAGGTAGAGGCCAAGCACCAGTGTTGCTGTAATGCATCTTCAGATCGCAGGCAATGTACCGTCACGAAAGAGATCTCCTTTAGCCCTGGGAATCAGAGACGGCAAGTCAGCGTGTTAGAAGTGAAAACAGCGCCCGAAAAAGAGAGAGTCCTTGATACGAGAACTATCAGTGAGAATTACGAGAGGACGGACTGCTTCGGTAACAAGTTCTACTCCTCTAAAACATCCACGGTTgtcacaactcaacctgaaaCCAGGAGAACTTCAAAGAAGTTTATCACAACAAGTCCCACAACATCTGAAATAGTAACATACCCAACAATCAACACACCTTTAATCAGAGACGACCAGCCTTCGCTATAA
- the LOC129425386 gene encoding xin actin-binding repeat-containing protein 1 isoform X2 — MAEQNISKQTHPITNKKDDALELNPPKHHLEPSTEECERPFTSPPPTRETMSNIHQQRKKCELKRLLKHTCPELKNIDSLVDEEMADILNTDPDNDTGYQCEVQSRRWLFENQAINSADIHQIKGDFQDGDIKRTSWLSEEPNNEENKSQTIFQTQPNEEEVTSEQSIRVDVKATRRMFEIQSVDTLKDSQSLCPKRNFVSEEQNRSDQKPKNDSETSTFNNLNSDANFTDTSEVFVGVSKVKQIFENRSHDEENIYTSLDSLSKEEEMLKANVRNRAQMFESTPFDKINQQTKEESETMLENIQDTLISLWNFNVLETDGSILESNETGHVKKARYNLIKDSRPEVHDEEIVTGSIKNTMLQMLPGTNLNPIVTYLKEDSLGNVEIQKVYVPTHQLPFTVLQDKDCRIANVVEVTEELLGQEKSLRKGVLIQGATETREITVYALFSHSEENIGVFDVRSITSSQTKNLEPDKENLKMWDISSPIDLEANKTINMQLVGSCVEEEDLNHLKHLQKTLPDEDISASSEEREKTVEIIPGNVKNIKALFSTNLDRSLSLESAENKVLSVIKNKTNKTEEPMQTKDEQCCETNLNKETILQDIEDDGAVLQAELVDVVEDDELLNLQTAIMNLQQATMEAKALQQSVEAKLQTSSPTNQTQQISDPGSASHEVTEVKKDSKVIDNEEPSQISKTEQEEENEDVMRGSIQAALESLGKSNVNVTKGDFRAAMIYRNSGKAYAGHKKVIDVDQPSDKTVLKTTTKLAASGPQVEQQVLKGSAEGVDTASCQRPSKNKPLTKQMHVSTDAPQKTCKTSIGPKPAIPPKPDHLKMKPSPNANDTDANRINNKVIAPCSKPNEEIKEASSGPGPMSYKDVLCKNLEDSGDACQSEPCDTTVNIKVNDGQTQEKLNPTQVLEESSKSSEESETSVGLHATLQNFGAKAGGSVAPVKPKRIKMAKDHVKDSPENMNHSEVQHVDIMTQCNGSSSEDYKCDGQQKSEVIRREKKPRGETEDERRQRLSVHMDEIIKGNVTAVMEIFDNLKKQEELKNILSKVEEIEEDTNEVNVSSLKNIFESVPDWVVPQEEKTNPEIVMQEHRRAALGTPVEPEMMSSMQVAFGDLEKAGAEIINLKEQTLARLMDIEEAIKKALYSVSSLRSDSDIVGLSGLFRESMVEVQGSPTSGNIRKISIGSSKSPKAQNQNGQPTRPATFNSRPDLFIPTTKQRSTSPASPSFISIQSAARKPAEVPLPSTSQINPQKAETKVEAKHQCCCNASSDRRQCTVTKEISFSPGNQRRQVSVLEVKTAPEKERVLDTRTISENYERTDCFGNKFYSSKTSTVVTTQPETRRTSKKFITTSPTTSEIVTYPTINTPLIRDDQPSL; from the coding sequence atgGCCGAACAGAACATCTCTAAACAAACCCATCCcattacaaataaaaaagatGATGCACTTGAATTAAATCCACCGAAACATCATTTGGAACCCAGCACAGAGGAATGTGAGCGACCCTTCACTTCACCGCCCCCTACAAGAGAAACTATGTCCAATATTCACCAACAGAGAAAGAAGTGCGAGCTTAAACGACTGCTAAAACACACATGTCCTGAGCTGAAAAACATAGACAGCTTGGTAGACGAGGAGATGGCTGATATTCTTAACACTGACCCAGATAATGACACTGGATACCAATGCGAGGTTCAGTCCAGGCGCTGGTTATTTGAGAACCAGGCAATCAACTCGGCTGATATCCATCAGATCAAGGGGGATTTTCAGGACGGTGACATCAAGAGAACATCTTGGTTGTCTGAAGAACCCAACAATGAAGAGAACAAATCGCAAACTATATTTCAGACTCAACCTAATGAAGAGGAAGTGACGTCAGAGCAGAGCATCAGGGTGGATGTTAAAGCCACACGCAGAATGTTTGAAATTCAATCGGTGGATACTTTGAAAGACAGCCAAAGTCTCTGTCCAAAAAGAAATTTTGTCTCTGAGGAGCAAAATAGATCAGACCAGAAACCAAAGAATGATTCTGAGACTTCAACATTTAATAATCTCAATAGTGATGCGAATTTCACAGATACAAGTGAGGTATTTGTAGGTGTATCTAAAGTCAAACAAATCTTTGAAAACAGGTCACATGATGAGGAAAACATTTACACATCACTTGACAGTTTAAGCAAAGAGGAAGAAATGCTAAAGGCCAATGTAAGAAATAGAGCTCAGATGTTTGAATCTACTCCCTTTGATAAGATCAATCAACAAACTAAGGAAGAATCAGAAACTATGCTGGAGAACATTCAAGATACTCTTATATCTTTATGGAACTTCAATGTCCTTGAAACCGATGGATCCATCCTTGAATCTAACGAAACTGGGCATGTGAAGAAAGCAAGGTATAATCTTATAAAAGACTCAAGACCAGAAGTTCATGATGAGGAGATAGTGACTGGAAGTATTAAGAACACAATGCTTCAAATGCTGCCAGGAACCAACCTAAACCCCATTGTAACCTACCTAAAAGAAGACAGTCTGGGTAACGTTGAGATTCAGAAGGTATATGTTCCAACTCATCAACTTCCATTCACCGTACTTCAAGATAAAGACTGCAGAATTGCAAATGTGGTCGAGGTTACCGAAGAGCTTCTCGGTCAGGAGAAGTCCCTGAGGAAAGGAGTTTTAATACAAGGTGCAACAGAAACAAGAGAGATAACAGTGTATGCTCTCTTCAGCCACAGTGAGGAGAACATAGGGGTGTTTGATGTAAGGTCCATTACTTCAAGTCAAACGAAAAATCTAGAGCCTGATAAAGAGAATCTCAAGATGTGGGACATTTCTTCACCAATAGACCtagaagcaaacaaaactaTTAATATGCAGCTAGTCGGGAGCTGCGTTGAGGAGGAAGATCttaatcatttaaaacatttacaaaaaacactGCCAGATGAAGATATAAGTGCTTCATCTGAGGAAAGAGAGAAAACAGTTGAGATTATACCAGGTAATGTTAAAAATATCAAAGCCCTTTTTAGTACCAATCTGGATAGAAGCTTGAGTCTGGAGTCTGCTGAGAACAAAGTGTTAAGtgttataaaaaacaaaactaatAAAACTGAAGAACCAATGCAAACAAAAGATGAACAATGCTGTGAAACGAATCTGAATAAAGAAACAATCCTGCAAGATATTGAAGATGATGGAGCTGTGCTTCAAGCAGAGCTGGTTGACGTTGTGGAAGATGACGAATTGTTGAATCTACAAACAGCAATCATGAATCTTCAGCAGGCCACGATGGAGGCGAAAGCTCTTCAGCAGAGTGTAGAAGCAAAACTTCAAACTTCTTCTCCAACCAACCAAACCCAACAGATCAGCGACCCTGGTTCAGCGAGCCATGAGGTAACAGAGGTCAAGAAGGACAGTAAAGTAATTGATAATGAAGAGCCCTCACAAATCTCCAAAACAGAGCAAGAAGAGGAAAATGAAGATGTGATGAGAGGAAGCATACAAGCAGCACTTGAATCTTTAGGAAAGTCCAACGTTAATGTCACAAAGGGAGATTTCCGAGCTGCAATGATTTATAGGAATTCAGGAAAGGCATATGCAGGACACAAAAAGGTGATAGATGTAGATCAGCCAAGTGATAAGACTGTTCTGAAAACTACAACAAAGCTTGCTGCTTCTGGGCCTCAAGTTGAACAGCAAGTTCTTAAAGGATCGGCTGAGGGAGTTGACACTGCTTCTTGTCAAAGGCCATCTAAAAACAAACCACTGACAAAACAAATGCATGTTTCCACAGATGCTCCCCAAAAAACATGCAAAACTTCCATTGGACCCAAGCCAGCAATTCCACCTAAACCAGATCATTTAAAAATGAAGCCCAGCCCAAATGCAAATGACACTGATGCAAACCGTATCAACAACAAAGTCATTGCTCCCTGTTCAAAACCTAATGAGGAAATTAAAGAAGCCTCATCAGGCCCAGGCCCAATGTCTTATAAAGATGTCCTCTGCAAGAATTTAGAGGACAGTGGGGATGCCTGTCAATCTGAACCATGTGATACAACAGTGAACATCAAAGTTAATGATGGTCAAACACAAGAAAAACTCAATCCCACACAGGTTCTTGAAGAATCGTCAAAGAGCTCTGAAGAAAGTGAAACATCAGTAGGACTTCATGCTACCCTTCAAAACTTTGGAGCAAAGGCAGGTGGATCAGTAGCACCAGTAAAACCTAAAAGAATCAAAATGGCTAAAGATCATGTAAAGGACTCCCCAGAGAACATGAACCACTCTGAAGTCCAGCATGTTGACATCATGACACAGTGTAACGGCTCCTCGAGTGAGGACTATAAATGTGATGGTCAACAAAAGAGTGAAGTGATCAGAAGAGAAAAGAAACCAAGAGGAGAAACTGAAGATGAAAGAAGGCAGAGGCTCTCGGTGCACATGGACGAGATCATAAAGGGAAACGTCACGGCCGTCATGGAGATCTTCGACAACCTGAAGAAACAAGAGGAACTGAAAAACATACTTTCAAAAGTAGAGGAAATCGAAGAAGACACCAATGAAGTTAATGTGAGCTCTCTTAAAAACATTTTCGAGAGCGTGCCGGATTGGGTTGTGCCACAGGAGGAGAAAACTAACCCTGAAATTGTCATGCAGGAGCACAGAAGAGCTGCATTAGGTACTCCAGTTGAACCTGAGATGATGTCCTCCATGCAAGTGGCCTTTGGGGACCTAGAAAAAGCTGGGGCTGAGATTATCAATTTGAAAGAGCAAACACTTGCGAGACTTATGGATATAGAAGAAGCTATTAAAAAGGCCCTTTACTCAGTATCATCTCTGAGATCTGATTCTGACATCGTAGGGCTTTCTGGTCTCTTCAGGGAGTCGATGGTAGAGGTGCAAGGCTCACCCACTTCAGGTAACATAAGAAAAATCAGTATTGGGTCAAGCAAATCACCAAAGGCCCAAAACCAGAATGGACAGCCAACAAGACCAGCGACATTTAATTCAAGGCCAGATCTTTTTATTCCCACAACCAAACAGAGATCAACATCCCCAGCATCTCCTTCATTCATTTCCATTCAATCTGCAGCAAGAAAACCCGCAGAGGTGCCGTTGCCTTCAACATCTCAGATAAATCCCCAAAAAGCAGAAACAAAGGTAGAGGCCAAGCACCAGTGTTGCTGTAATGCATCTTCAGATCGCAGGCAATGTACCGTCACGAAAGAGATCTCCTTTAGCCCTGGGAATCAGAGACGGCAAGTCAGCGTGTTAGAAGTGAAAACAGCGCCCGAAAAAGAGAGAGTCCTTGATACGAGAACTATCAGTGAGAATTACGAGAGGACGGACTGCTTCGGTAACAAGTTCTACTCCTCTAAAACATCCACGGTTgtcacaactcaacctgaaaCCAGGAGAACTTCAAAGAAGTTTATCACAACAAGTCCCACAACATCTGAAATAGTAACATACCCAACAATCAACACACCTTTAATCAGAGACGACCAGCCTTCGCTATAA